CCCTGGCAACGGGTAATAAAGCAGGTCCTTTTTGCGATGGAGAAAAAAAATCAGGATAAAGCTGCTGAACTCCTGTCGCTGGTTAAACTGGAAGGATGTGCAAACCTTTTCCCGAACCAGCTTTCCGGAGGGATGAAAAAGCGGCTGGCCCTGGCCAGAGCCCTGGCGATCAATCCGAGTCTGTTGATCCTTGATGAATCATTCTCTTCACTGGATTCAACCCTGAAGAAAGAGCTCTATAACGACCTGAAACTGGTCTGGAAAAAGACCGGTACCACCATTCTTCTCATCACTCATGATTCCTCAGATCTGGAAAATCTGGCCCACCGGGAAATCAGATTAACCTCGGAAAAGCCTACTTCCATTCATCAGATAGTCAATTATTACGACTGATCACCTCATTGTTCTTCTCTGAACGCGAGCACTTTCCTGAAACCGGGGATAAAACTGAACAGACAGGCATGGGCAATAAAAACCATTGCCGGTGCAATTGCTGCGCGGGGATCGTAAAAAAGAAGAATTGAAGCGGCTATGGCTACATTTTTCATGGATAGGGCAACCATCATGGTCACAGCCACTTTCTCGCTGAAAAGCTTTCCGGCCAGCACCCTGGTCAAAAACAAAACCCCGAAATCCTGAAAAAATGCGAGCAATAATAATTTAACCGGCAGCCACCCCGATTCATACCCGAGGCTCAACCTTCCCGCCGCACTTCCGAAAAGGATGAAGATCAAGACACTCAAGGCGCCCATGTTGGCAAGGGGCAGTGCTGGCGCCAGCAGCGCACGTATTTTCGGGAAAACCCTGACCAGCAGGAAGCTCGTCAGCAAAGGCACTGTCACCAGCAGCAGCATGTTCTTCATGAAAGGAACCACCCTGACGGGAAGGACAGAAGAGACCAGCACAGTTAAAAGCAACGGCGAAAGAAGCGGCGCCAGAAGGGTGGAGAGAACCATGAGCAGAAAAGCAAGTTCCTCATCCCCGCCCAGCTGACGGCTGAAAAATGGGGCGACCAGGGCCAGCGGCATCAGGGATCCGAAAACGACACCCTCGATGATCTGGACATCGGAAATGAGCAGCCTGGCCAGCAGCAACTGCAGGAGAGGAAAGAACAGAAAGAGCAGAAAAAGCCCGAGCAAAAGCTCCTGAAACCTGCCGAGAGCAGCCGGCACCCTGTCCCAATCAACGGTGAATCCGGAAAGCAGCATCAGCACAAACAGAAAAACCACCGCATAAGGCATCATGGCCAGCGCCGTGTAAGGAAAAAAGATCCCCGCTATTACCGCCAGGAGTATTGGGATGCCGAAATAATTAATCATCTTTATTGAAATAATGGCCCTTTAATTTCACAACAATTTTCGAAGATGAACTTAGTCAAAATAGTCTGGCTTTACAAGCTGAAGACATTTATCATGGGAACGCAATAGAAAAGGCGTCGGGGGCCGAAGAGAACTTGAATATTCAAATTACCAGAACACATCTCCTGGCCGGGATGATCGCTGTTACCGCAGCACTTGCCGCATTCCTGCTGCTCACGCCCCGGAGCTCCGTTCAGACCGGAGGGGAAAAGAAAACCCTGAAGCTGTATTGGTTCATCCCTGACGGCCTCCGGGCTGACCCTGATATTTTTACCATTTTCAACTGGGCGAAAGAGGGCAAACTCCCACATTTACGGAAAATGATGGAGTCAGGAACCTGGGGATACTCTCAACCGGTCTTTCCCGGACACACCCCCACCAATTTTGCAACTCTCCTCACCGGCTCCTCCCCTAAAATCCATGGGATCGCCGACGGCCCGATGCATATTGAGGGATACCCCCTGAAAATGGTTTCCAAAGGGGGGTTCAGTTCAATAGCCAAAAAAGTCCCGCCGATCTGGTACACCCTTGAAAAAAGAGGGATGACGGCAACGCTTCTTTCCGTGCCAGGTTCCACCCCGCCGGAACTTGACAGCGGGATCACCATCAGAGGGCGATGGGGAGGCTGGGGGATCGATTTTCCCTCGATCATCTTCCAGAGCGGGGGTGACCAGGGCCTTCGCAAACAGCAGGGAATGGACACCAGGGTTTTCAGCTTTGGATCGGACCTAACCAGATTCAGTGAAGCGACCGAACCATCGAGTTGGCAATTGCAACTTCCCCCAAGTTTCAGTCCGATCCGGGAAGCCGCTTTTACCAACTGGGGGACAACGGTGTATACCCTGTTCTACGATACCACCAACGACAACCTGGTAAATTATGACCACGCCCTGTTTTCAATCGACAAAAAAAACCTGCTGGCCGAGATCTCTACCGGCGGATGGAGCAACTGGCTGCCGGTGAACTTAAGTTGGCAGATCCAGAATGACTACAACATCAATACTCCAAAACGCATGGCCTGGGAACGCTCCCTGTCCGCCATTCAGGTCAACACCTCCTTTGCCATCAACCTGATCAAGAGTGATCCTGAAAATTTCCGGGTCCGCTTCCTTTACGATACCCTGAACCAGTACCTGGTGAAGCCCTCTTATCTGGCTGAAGACATGAATAAGGAACTCGGGCCAATGGTTGATTTCCCGGACAACTATCCGCCGCAGCTCATTTATTTCCCAGAGGACAAAGCGACCTTTCTCGAAGAGAGCCGCCGTTCTCTGGCCTGGCACCGGAAAGCCGCTGCATATCTGATAAGGGAAAGCAACAGCGACCTGATCATCCATGATATCTATACCCCGAACCAGATGCTGACCAGTCGCTGGTGGCTGGGAGGCCTCGACCCTGCCAGCCGACATTACAAAGACACTCCAGACCATGAACGGTCTGTTTTATGGAACGAAGTCATGGAAGCATACAAAGGCATTGATGATATTCTGGGTGAAATCCTGGCGGGAGCGGATGAAGAAACGTATGTGGTTTTCAGCTCCGATCACGGGATCGCGCCCTTGAACCGGGAAGTCCTGCTGAACAATTTTTTCGCCGAAAAAGGACTCCTGAATTATACTATCGATCCCGCCACCGGAGAATATGCCATCGACTGGCGGAACACTCGTGCCATCTACCTGAAGATGGACAATATCTATATCAACCCCGATGGTCTGGCCGGCAACTATCATCGCACCTCCGGTCCGGGATACGAACAATTACGGGCACAAGTCATCGACATGCTCAATAATGAACTCGCTGATGAAAACGGCGACACCCCCATTGCCAAAGTGGTGAAATGGGAAAACGCCGGTGATGAACTTGGCCTTCCAGCCGACCGCACCGGCGACCTGGTGATCGCCAACCGTCCCGGTTTCGGTTGGGTTGAAGAGGTGACTTCCGACAAGGCAATCTTCAGGAACTCCCTGAAGGCCGGCTACAAACAGGCGATCATCCCCGAACAGACTTCAGCCATGCTGACCCCTTTCGTGATCATGGGACCCGGGATAAAAAAGAATTATCAGCTTTCCGAAACTATCCATCATATAGACCAGTATCCTACCATCATGAGACTGTTGAACCAGCCGGTGCCTGATTTTGTTGAAGGAAAAAGCATCAACGGGATCATGAACGATTAAGACGGTGAGATGCACTCGGCTGGGGAATGGAGAATGAAAATTTTGCATAAATCACAACGCTAGAGGATACCTCATGAGAAAGTCATCCGCGGGAATAATTGTTCCGGTCTTACTATTACTGCTGATCGTGTCGGTTTCCCCCCGGGAGTCTTCCGGTGCCGAAAAAGAGGCCGCAACCGGAACCCGGGTGGTGCTGCTCGGCACCGGCAACCCGCAGCCCGACCCGGATCGTGCCGGTTCAGCGACCGCGATCATCGTGAACAATACCGCCTATCTGGTCGATTTCGGCCCCGGGGTGGTGAGACGCGCTGCCGCTGCCCTCAGGGATAAAGGAATCAGGGAACTCAACCCGCCCAAAATAAGAGTTGTCTTCAATACTCACCTGCACTCAGACCATACCGCGGGGTACGCCGACCTGATTCTTACCCCCTGGACCATGGGCCGCCGGGTACCCCTTGAAGTATACGGCCCCAAGGGGATCAAGAACATGACCGACCATCTCCTTGCAGCCTACGGGGAGGATATCCGGATCCGCACCGAGGGCCTTGAGGCCATTCCCAGGGAAACCCTGAAGGTAAATACCCACGAGATCGAGGCCGGGCAGATTTATAAGGATGACAATGTTACGGTCACAGCCTTTGCAACCTCGCACGGAGACTGGGAACAATCCTTCGGCTACCGCTTTGATACCGCCGACCGGAGTGTCGTCATCCCCGGCGACACCTCCCCTTCCCAGGCGGTGATCGATGCCTGCAACGGCTGCGATATTCTGATCCACGAAGCCCTGACCATGAAGTTCGTCAACAACTCCCGCCGCCCGAACCCGCAAGGATTTGACCTCAAGAGCTATGCGGCTAAATACCATACGACCACGGCCCAGCTTGCCGAACTTGCCGGTAAGGCAAAACCGGGATTGCTGATTCTCCATCACAACCCGATAACCTTACAACCCGCAAAAAGGCCCATGGCCTCAACCCCTGATGACCTCCTGCGCGAGATAAAAGGTGCCGGCTATAAAGGAGAGGTTGTTGTCGGAAGAGATCTCGACGTTTACTAAAGACGGGAAAGGATCTCAATTCAAGATCCTCAGAAATAATTTAACAGGACAACAGATCTTCATGCGCTCAACATCCGCTCACTTCGCAATCCGCTTATTTTCGATTTTGTCACCCACCTTGTT
This portion of the Pseudomonadota bacterium genome encodes:
- a CDS encoding ABC transporter ATP-binding protein, which gives rise to MIKLDHINHNYGAVDNAPVIADISFEITPGECVGLTGPSGCGKSTLAQIIAGHIKPVSGKIFVDGEDRTFLPGRKVFMIHQEPDLFPWQRVIKQVLFAMEKKNQDKAAELLSLVKLEGCANLFPNQLSGGMKKRLALARALAINPSLLILDESFSSLDSTLKKELYNDLKLVWKKTGTTILLITHDSSDLENLAHREIRLTSEKPTSIHQIVNYYD
- a CDS encoding alkaline phosphatase family protein, which encodes MNIQITRTHLLAGMIAVTAALAAFLLLTPRSSVQTGGEKKTLKLYWFIPDGLRADPDIFTIFNWAKEGKLPHLRKMMESGTWGYSQPVFPGHTPTNFATLLTGSSPKIHGIADGPMHIEGYPLKMVSKGGFSSIAKKVPPIWYTLEKRGMTATLLSVPGSTPPELDSGITIRGRWGGWGIDFPSIIFQSGGDQGLRKQQGMDTRVFSFGSDLTRFSEATEPSSWQLQLPPSFSPIREAAFTNWGTTVYTLFYDTTNDNLVNYDHALFSIDKKNLLAEISTGGWSNWLPVNLSWQIQNDYNINTPKRMAWERSLSAIQVNTSFAINLIKSDPENFRVRFLYDTLNQYLVKPSYLAEDMNKELGPMVDFPDNYPPQLIYFPEDKATFLEESRRSLAWHRKAAAYLIRESNSDLIIHDIYTPNQMLTSRWWLGGLDPASRHYKDTPDHERSVLWNEVMEAYKGIDDILGEILAGADEETYVVFSSDHGIAPLNREVLLNNFFAEKGLLNYTIDPATGEYAIDWRNTRAIYLKMDNIYINPDGLAGNYHRTSGPGYEQLRAQVIDMLNNELADENGDTPIAKVVKWENAGDELGLPADRTGDLVIANRPGFGWVEEVTSDKAIFRNSLKAGYKQAIIPEQTSAMLTPFVIMGPGIKKNYQLSETIHHIDQYPTIMRLLNQPVPDFVEGKSINGIMND
- a CDS encoding MBL fold metallo-hydrolase, producing MRKSSAGIIVPVLLLLLIVSVSPRESSGAEKEAATGTRVVLLGTGNPQPDPDRAGSATAIIVNNTAYLVDFGPGVVRRAAAALRDKGIRELNPPKIRVVFNTHLHSDHTAGYADLILTPWTMGRRVPLEVYGPKGIKNMTDHLLAAYGEDIRIRTEGLEAIPRETLKVNTHEIEAGQIYKDDNVTVTAFATSHGDWEQSFGYRFDTADRSVVIPGDTSPSQAVIDACNGCDILIHEALTMKFVNNSRRPNPQGFDLKSYAAKYHTTTAQLAELAGKAKPGLLILHHNPITLQPAKRPMASTPDDLLREIKGAGYKGEVVVGRDLDVY